The segment ATACAGGGCTGAGTTATAGAGTCGGTTGGTTAAGTCCTCATTGTAGAGCCGTAGTTCCCGGTTCTTCTCCTTTTCCAAAACAGATAAAAATTGAGAGAAATAGTGTTCGACCCGAGATAAGTTCATTTCGTCAAAGCAAACCAAGTAAAGTTTGTCTTGGTTTTCTTCCTTATTTGCATCCCGTAAAATGTTGATGACTCCTGAATCCCCTGGACGATAGACCATGTGCAGGGTGTCTGCGTAACCGATCAGATCCGTGTCATCTGACCATCCCGGGCGAACAGGGATAATTATCTGCTGACTTGCATCTAACCCAAGTGCTCGTCCGTAGGACTGTACTAGACGTGATTTTCCAGTTCCACTCATACCGGCTAGAACCACCAAGTTGGATGATTTCATAGCAGTATGGAAATTGAAGAGATCCTGTTGGTCGTACAGTAATCCTTGTTCCCTTGTCAACCGGATAAAGTCGTTCATAAATTGCGTTTCTTCATCGGCTATCTCAGGTTCGTTGTTCGTTTTCAGCATCGGCTGTGCAGGGGACGTGATACTTTCGGGTTCTGGATCAGCTTGAAAGGGTTCAATTACCTTCAGTGCATCAGAGATTTCTGTAGAAGTATCGATGGTGATAAAGGCAATATTTCGATGATTGTCGTGGTTAATATAGGATCTATCACGCCATTCTTTCGACATATCCATCATCTTGAGGTCCTTTCCATAAAAGAGAAAGCCACCGTTGGCATGGTGATGTCGATCAAACTCTCCGATCACTTTATAGTCCCGATCATTGTCTTTCCAAAGGATAAAAGGCGGGGTGTCGTTTGGTTCATTGGAGATGTTGTCCACTCTTCCAACATGTTCCCGACCAATTAATCTGGCTATAAATGTATCAAGAGAAAGCCCATGTTCATCCTTACTAAAAACCGGAACAGAAATAAGTGTATCATGAGGTTGGAAGTAATCCGACTTTTGGATCAGCCTTATATCTGTGCCAGTATAAAACTCTTGATTGGGGAGTCCCTTTTTCCGAGCACGGAAAACAATTAGGCTATTATCGAGGAAATTCCTTAACTCT is part of the Kroppenstedtia pulmonis genome and harbors:
- a CDS encoding McrB family protein, which translates into the protein MLGVLAEEDFVRDKIDKNAIFINKQNVIQFNIRIISQPPDSFPNERLITCYANVLEEKWGFEDPIHESDFFRIQELRNFLDNSLIVFRARKKGLPNQEFYTGTDIRLIQKSDYFQPHDTLISVPVFSKDEHGLSLDTFIARLIGREHVGRVDNISNEPNDTPPFILWKDNDRDYKVIGEFDRHHHANGGFLFYGKDLKMMDMSKEWRDRSYINHDNHRNIAFITIDTSTEISDALKVIEPFQADPEPESITSPAQPMLKTNNEPEIADEETQFMNDFIRLTREQGLLYDQQDLFNFHTAMKSSNLVVLAGMSGTGKSRLVQSYGRALGLDASQQIIIPVRPGWSDDTDLIGYADTLHMVYRPGDSGVINILRDANKEENQDKLYLVCFDEMNLSRVEHYFSQFLSVLEKEKNRELRLYNEDLTNRLYNSALYPPTITLGSNVLFVGTVNLDESTYHFSDKVLDRANVIRLNVMPFRMLKELDNEVESVRNRKRQEVIKPTRNKGISFSTYDKFRNKKQADHLSDRELDLLWEFHQSLQQTNSNMGIGPRILRQIGRYLNNIPASGPLLRQNALDLQLVQRIITKIRGPEDMLRTLLGRYDKETGEITNSRLLDLLDHYSDLSTFEKTRQAVAMKTRELDLNGYTL